A window of the Streptomyces sp. NBC_01351 genome harbors these coding sequences:
- a CDS encoding YbaK/EbsC family protein: MNALLGHFDDAQPAPDCLDLLTPPVAAAVRTLQGTVPAEQISYIDSDPAIADTGAFVERYGQDLLAQSANCVIVATKRGGESALAACLVPSAARVDVNGVVRRQLEVRKASFAAMDTAVELTGMEYGGITPIGLPADWPLLVDSAVVALPYVLIGSGRRRGKLVVPGRLFAELPGAVVLDGLGL, encoded by the coding sequence ATGAACGCTCTTCTCGGACACTTCGACGACGCCCAGCCCGCCCCTGACTGCCTCGACCTGCTGACCCCGCCCGTGGCCGCTGCGGTCCGTACCTTGCAGGGGACCGTCCCCGCCGAGCAGATCAGTTACATCGACTCCGACCCGGCCATCGCCGACACTGGCGCTTTCGTCGAGCGCTACGGCCAGGACCTGCTCGCGCAGTCGGCGAACTGCGTCATTGTCGCGACAAAGCGCGGCGGCGAGTCGGCGCTTGCCGCCTGCCTGGTCCCCTCCGCGGCCCGGGTCGACGTGAACGGGGTGGTTCGTCGCCAACTCGAAGTGCGCAAGGCCTCGTTCGCGGCTATGGATACCGCGGTGGAGCTGACCGGCATGGAGTACGGAGGCATTACACCGATCGGCCTGCCTGCGGACTGGCCGCTGCTTGTGGACTCGGCCGTGGTCGCCTTGCCGTATGTCCTGATCGGCAGTGGCCGTCGCCGCGGCAAGCTCGTCGTACCCGGCCGGCTCTTTGCGGAACTCCCGGGTGCGGTCGTGCTCGACGGTCTCGGCCTTTGA